In Castor canadensis chromosome 11, mCasCan1.hap1v2, whole genome shotgun sequence, a single genomic region encodes these proteins:
- the C11H17orf100 gene encoding LOW QUALITY PROTEIN: uncharacterized protein C17orf100 homolog (The sequence of the model RefSeq protein was modified relative to this genomic sequence to represent the inferred CDS: substituted 1 base at 1 genomic stop codon), producing the protein MSFRSASSLSFQMSSQQVQMSSPQVETFQHNHXRPSLAPSTKPPPSILEVSSQHMETSSQMASCQIRTSSLGMEMALHHTKSLTPWDKHAVYKNVKKA; encoded by the coding sequence atgtcttTCCGAtcagcttcttcactttcctttcagatGTCCTCCCAGCAGGTGCAAATGTCCTCCCCACAGGTGGAGACCTTCCAGCACAATCACTAGAGGCCCTCCCTTGCCCCTTCCACGAAGCCACCCCCTTCTATCCTCGAGGTGTCCTCCCAGCATATGGAAACCTCCTCCCAGATGGCCTCCTGCCAAATCAGGACCTCCTCCCTGGGGATGGAGATGGCCCTGCACCACACAAAGAGCCTGACCCCATGGGACAAGCATGCCGTGTACAAGAACGTGAAAAAGGCCTGA